A window of Xylophilus sp. GW821-FHT01B05 contains these coding sequences:
- a CDS encoding amidohydrolase family protein, producing MIIDCHGHYTTAPKALEDWRKRQIDALGNPAAGPKASELKISDDELRESVLGAQIRIQQERGTDLTIFSPRASFMAHHIGDAQTSATWAAICNEQVHRVAQLFPDNFIGGCMLPQSPGVRPETCIAELERCVNEFGFVGCNLNPDPSGGHWKEPPLSDRWWYPLYEKLVELDVPAMVHVSTSCNACFHTTGAHYLNADTTAFMQCLTSNLFKDFPTLKFIIPHGGGAVPYHWGRFRGLAQDMKLPPLKEHLLNNIFFDTCVYHQPGIDLLLKVIPEDNILFASEVVGAVRGIDPETGYYFDDTRRYVDAVPALSAEGRHKVFEGNARRVFPRLDRALKAKGL from the coding sequence ATGATCATCGACTGCCACGGTCACTACACCACCGCGCCCAAGGCGCTTGAAGACTGGCGCAAGCGCCAGATCGACGCGCTGGGCAACCCCGCCGCCGGCCCCAAGGCGTCAGAGCTGAAGATCAGCGACGACGAGCTGCGCGAGAGCGTGCTGGGCGCGCAGATCCGCATCCAGCAAGAGCGCGGCACCGACCTGACCATCTTCTCGCCGCGCGCCAGCTTCATGGCCCACCACATCGGCGACGCGCAAACCAGCGCCACCTGGGCCGCCATCTGCAACGAGCAGGTGCACCGCGTGGCGCAGCTGTTCCCCGACAACTTCATTGGCGGCTGCATGCTGCCGCAGTCGCCCGGCGTGCGGCCCGAGACCTGCATCGCAGAGCTGGAGCGCTGCGTGAACGAGTTCGGCTTTGTCGGCTGCAACCTGAACCCCGACCCGTCCGGCGGCCACTGGAAGGAGCCGCCACTGTCGGACCGCTGGTGGTACCCGCTGTACGAGAAGCTGGTGGAGCTGGACGTGCCGGCCATGGTGCACGTCAGCACCAGCTGCAACGCCTGCTTTCACACCACCGGCGCGCACTACCTGAACGCGGACACCACCGCCTTCATGCAGTGCCTGACCTCCAACCTGTTCAAGGACTTCCCGACGCTGAAGTTCATCATTCCGCACGGCGGCGGCGCGGTGCCCTACCACTGGGGCCGCTTCCGTGGCCTGGCGCAGGACATGAAGCTGCCGCCGCTGAAGGAGCACCTGTTGAACAACATCTTCTTCGACACCTGCGTGTACCACCAGCCGGGCATAGACCTGCTGCTGAAGGTGATCCCCGAGGACAACATCCTGTTCGCCTCCGAAGTGGTGGGCGCGGTGCGCGGCATCGATCCGGAAACCGGCTACTACTTCGACGACACGCGCCGCTATGTCGACGCCGTCCCGGCCCTGTCGGCAGAGGGCCGGCACAAGGTGTTCGAAGGCAATGCGCGCCGCGTATTCCCGCGCCTGGACCGCGCATTGAAAGCGAAGGGACTCTGA
- a CDS encoding 4-carboxy-4-hydroxy-2-oxoadipate aldolase/oxaloacetate decarboxylase, which yields MAALHNLGTVVRQPPRADAAAVAELAKYGVATIHEAMGRTGLARPVLRPAWAGAHLCGTAVTVLAQPGDNWMLHVAVEQVREGDVVVVACTAESTDGMFGELLATSLRSRGAVGLVTEAGIRDVKELTAMGFPAFARAFSARGTVKATLGSVNVPIVCAGALVHPGDVVAADDDGVVVVPRALAAEVAAACAAREAKEAGNRARFLKGELGLDIYGMRDTLAKAGLRYVDPE from the coding sequence ATGGCCGCCTTGCACAACCTCGGCACCGTCGTGCGCCAACCGCCGCGCGCCGATGCCGCCGCCGTGGCCGAACTCGCCAAGTACGGCGTGGCCACCATCCACGAAGCCATGGGCCGCACCGGTCTGGCGCGGCCGGTGCTGCGGCCGGCCTGGGCCGGCGCGCACCTGTGCGGCACGGCGGTGACTGTGCTGGCCCAGCCCGGCGACAACTGGATGCTGCACGTGGCCGTAGAGCAGGTGCGCGAGGGCGACGTCGTCGTCGTTGCCTGCACCGCCGAGAGCACCGACGGCATGTTCGGCGAGCTGCTGGCCACCTCGCTGCGCTCGCGCGGCGCGGTCGGCCTGGTGACCGAAGCCGGCATTCGTGACGTGAAAGAGCTGACCGCCATGGGCTTCCCGGCCTTTGCCCGCGCCTTCTCGGCACGCGGCACGGTCAAGGCCACGCTGGGCTCGGTCAACGTGCCCATTGTCTGCGCCGGCGCCCTGGTGCACCCGGGCGACGTGGTCGCGGCCGACGATGACGGCGTGGTGGTCGTGCCCCGCGCCCTCGCCGCCGAAGTCGCCGCCGCCTGCGCCGCGCGCGAAGCCAAGGAAGCCGGCAACCGCGCCCGCTTCCTCAAGGGCGAACTGGGCCTGGACATCTACGGCATGCGCGACACCCTGGCCAAGGCCGGGCTGCGCTACGTGGACCCGGAATAA
- a CDS encoding IclR family transcriptional regulator, translated as MTPSSASSAARAGKPRAPAPVADPLFNQSLEKGLAVLRAFDAAHRTLTLGELAELAGMSKGSAQRTVHTLQVLGYIGKHPQTRRFQLLPKVIELGFNYLAAHPLIRIAHPYLSQLANASGETASVTEPVGLEMVYVSQLVTSKFIPMLTPVGMRIPMYCTSSGRAYLSRLPDAQVREMLEASTRAPRTPATLTDVDAILARIDECRQIGYAVNCEELFLGDMGVGAPIQNSRGQAIGAVHLSPPSSRWTLEEARRKLAPLVIECARAISESIAH; from the coding sequence ATGACGCCCTCGTCCGCTTCCTCCGCCGCCCGTGCCGGCAAGCCGCGGGCGCCGGCCCCGGTGGCCGATCCGCTGTTCAACCAGTCGCTGGAAAAAGGCCTGGCCGTGCTGCGCGCCTTCGACGCCGCGCACCGCACCCTGACGCTGGGCGAGCTGGCCGAGCTGGCGGGCATGAGCAAGGGCTCGGCCCAGCGCACGGTGCACACGCTGCAGGTGCTGGGCTACATCGGCAAGCACCCGCAGACGCGGCGCTTTCAACTGCTGCCCAAGGTGATTGAGCTGGGCTTCAACTACCTGGCGGCGCACCCGCTGATCCGCATCGCGCACCCCTATCTGTCGCAACTGGCCAATGCCAGCGGCGAGACGGCCAGCGTGACCGAGCCGGTCGGGCTGGAGATGGTCTATGTGTCGCAACTGGTCACCTCCAAGTTCATTCCCATGCTCACGCCGGTGGGCATGCGCATCCCCATGTACTGCACCAGCTCCGGCCGCGCCTACCTGAGCCGCCTGCCCGACGCCCAGGTGCGCGAGATGCTGGAGGCCTCCACCCGCGCGCCGCGCACGCCCGCCACGCTGACCGACGTAGACGCCATCCTGGCGCGCATCGATGAGTGCCGGCAGATTGGCTACGCGGTGAACTGCGAGGAGCTGTTTCTGGGCGACATGGGCGTGGGCGCGCCGATCCAGAACAGCCGCGGCCAGGCCATAGGCGCCGTCCACCTGTCGCCGCCCAGCAGCCGCTGGACGCTGGAGGAAGCACGCCGCAAGCTGGCGCCGCTGGTGATCGAGTGCGCGCGGGCGATTTCGGAATCCATCGCGCACTGA
- a CDS encoding ABC transporter substrate-binding protein gives MSLNPLTPTRAARPFRLACIAALSLACCTGAFAQEKVLRIAMTAGDIPRTSGQPDQGYEGNRFTGIPMYDSLTQWDLSSATKPSVVIPDLAVSWAVDAKDQTKWIFKLRPGVKFHDGTPFNADAVVWNVGKVLDKEAPQFDPAQIGVTASRMPTLRTARKVDDLTVELTTSEPDSFLPINLTNLFMASPAHWAKKLAAVPASVTDKAERSKQAWTAFAADSSGTGPFKQSKFVSRERLEMVKNADYWDAKRRPKIDRVVLLPLPEASARTAALMSGQVDWIEAPAPDSLDAIKARGFKLYSNLQPHLWPWQFSVLPDSPFKDKKVRQAANLCVNRTAMKELLGGLMAEATGIAEPGDPWRGNPTFQIKYDVPAGQKLMQEAGYSAAKPVKVKVQTSASGSGQMQPLPMNEFIQQSLKDCYFDVQFDVVEWNTLFSSWRLGAKDPGAHGANATNVSAATMDPFFAMVRFVSTKAQPPVSNNWGYYSDPTMDALVEKARTTFDDKQRDTALANLHAHIVDEAPFLFVAHDVGPRAMSPKVKGVVQPKSWFIDLATMDMN, from the coding sequence ATGAGCCTGAACCCGCTGACGCCGACCCGTGCCGCACGCCCTTTCCGCCTGGCGTGCATTGCGGCCCTGTCCCTGGCCTGCTGTACCGGGGCTTTTGCACAAGAGAAGGTGCTGCGCATCGCCATGACGGCGGGCGACATCCCGCGCACCTCGGGCCAGCCTGACCAGGGCTACGAGGGCAACCGCTTCACCGGCATCCCGATGTACGACAGCCTGACGCAATGGGACCTGTCGTCCGCCACCAAGCCCAGCGTGGTGATCCCCGACCTGGCCGTGTCCTGGGCGGTGGATGCCAAGGACCAGACCAAGTGGATCTTCAAGCTGCGCCCGGGCGTGAAGTTCCATGACGGCACGCCCTTCAACGCCGACGCCGTGGTGTGGAACGTGGGCAAGGTACTGGACAAGGAAGCGCCGCAGTTCGACCCGGCGCAGATCGGCGTCACCGCATCGCGCATGCCCACGCTGCGCACCGCACGCAAGGTGGACGACCTGACGGTGGAGCTGACCACCTCCGAGCCGGATTCTTTCCTGCCGATCAACCTCACCAACCTGTTCATGGCCTCGCCCGCGCACTGGGCCAAGAAGCTGGCCGCAGTGCCGGCCTCGGTCACCGACAAGGCCGAGCGCAGCAAGCAGGCCTGGACCGCATTTGCCGCCGATTCATCGGGCACCGGCCCGTTCAAGCAGAGCAAGTTCGTCTCGCGCGAGCGCCTGGAGATGGTCAAGAACGCCGACTACTGGGACGCCAAGCGCCGCCCCAAGATCGACCGCGTGGTGCTGCTGCCCCTGCCCGAGGCCAGCGCGCGCACCGCCGCCCTGATGTCTGGCCAGGTGGACTGGATCGAGGCCCCCGCACCGGATTCGCTCGACGCCATCAAGGCGCGCGGCTTCAAGCTTTATTCCAACCTGCAGCCGCACCTGTGGCCCTGGCAGTTCTCGGTGCTGCCGGATTCGCCCTTCAAGGACAAGAAGGTGCGCCAGGCCGCCAACCTGTGCGTGAACCGCACCGCCATGAAAGAGCTGCTGGGCGGCCTGATGGCCGAGGCCACCGGCATCGCCGAACCCGGCGACCCATGGCGCGGCAACCCCACGTTCCAGATCAAGTACGACGTGCCCGCCGGCCAGAAGCTGATGCAAGAGGCCGGCTACTCCGCCGCCAAGCCGGTGAAGGTGAAGGTGCAGACCTCTGCCTCGGGCTCGGGCCAGATGCAGCCGCTGCCCATGAACGAGTTCATCCAGCAAAGCCTGAAGGACTGCTACTTCGACGTGCAGTTCGACGTGGTCGAATGGAACACGCTGTTCTCCAGCTGGCGCCTGGGCGCCAAGGACCCGGGCGCGCACGGTGCCAACGCCACCAACGTCAGCGCCGCCACCATGGACCCGTTCTTTGCCATGGTGCGCTTCGTCAGCACCAAGGCACAGCCGCCGGTGTCCAACAACTGGGGCTACTACAGCGACCCGACCATGGACGCGCTGGTGGAGAAAGCCCGCACCACCTTCGACGACAAGCAGCGCGACACGGCCCTGGCCAACCTGCATGCGCACATCGTGGACGAGGCGCCCTTCCTGTTCGTGGCGCATGACGTGGGGCCGCGTGCGATGTCGCCCAAGGTCAAGGGCGTGGTGCAGCCGAAGAGCTGGTTCATCGATCTGGCCACGATGGACATGAACTAA
- a CDS encoding ABC transporter permease, translated as MLAYLLRRVGYALPIMLGVSFLCFMLVHIAPGDPLVAILPADASADLQQQMMKLYGFDRSLPEQFAHWLWRALHGDLGTSIATSRPVAQEVFKAVGNTFMLAAMATLIGFFFGALFGFVAGYFRNSWADRAASFISVIGVSVPHYWLGMVLVIVFSSQLMWLPATGAGPDGSGAWKWDLEHIKYMVLPAITMSFIPMGIVARTVRALVADILSQEFVIGLRARGLGELGVFKHVVKNCAPTALAVMGLQLGYLLGGSILIETVFAWPGTGFLLNQAIFQRDLPLLQGTILVLALFFVALNLVVDVLQTVFDPRIERA; from the coding sequence ATGCTTGCCTACCTTCTCCGCCGCGTGGGCTACGCCCTGCCCATCATGCTTGGCGTGTCTTTCTTGTGCTTCATGCTGGTGCACATCGCGCCGGGCGATCCGCTGGTGGCGATCCTGCCGGCGGATGCCTCGGCCGACTTGCAGCAGCAGATGATGAAGCTCTACGGCTTTGACCGCAGCCTGCCGGAGCAATTCGCCCACTGGCTGTGGCGCGCGCTGCATGGTGACCTGGGCACCTCCATCGCCACCAGTCGCCCGGTGGCGCAAGAGGTGTTCAAGGCCGTGGGCAACACCTTCATGCTGGCCGCGATGGCCACGCTGATCGGCTTCTTCTTTGGCGCGCTGTTCGGCTTTGTGGCGGGCTACTTCCGCAACTCCTGGGCCGACCGCGCGGCCTCTTTCATTTCGGTGATTGGTGTCAGCGTGCCGCACTACTGGCTGGGCATGGTGCTGGTGATCGTGTTCTCGTCGCAGCTGATGTGGCTGCCCGCCACCGGCGCCGGGCCGGATGGCTCGGGCGCCTGGAAGTGGGACCTGGAGCACATCAAGTACATGGTGCTGCCGGCCATCACCATGTCCTTCATTCCCATGGGCATCGTCGCGCGCACGGTGCGCGCGCTGGTGGCCGACATCCTGTCGCAAGAGTTCGTGATCGGGCTGCGCGCGCGCGGCCTGGGCGAGCTTGGCGTGTTCAAGCACGTGGTGAAGAACTGCGCGCCCACCGCGCTGGCCGTGATGGGCCTGCAACTGGGCTACCTGCTGGGCGGCTCGATCCTGATCGAAACGGTGTTCGCCTGGCCCGGCACCGGCTTTCTGCTGAACCAGGCCATCTTCCAGCGCGACCTGCCGCTGCTGCAGGGAACCATTCTGGTGTTGGCGCTGTTCTTCGTGGCGCTGAACCTGGTGGTCGATGTGCTGCAGACCGTGTTCGACCCCCGCATTGAAAGGGCTTGA
- a CDS encoding ABC transporter permease, with protein sequence MSAVLNSPILTQPVQRSRSHGANVLRRLVRNPVAMGAATVIALLVLAAILAPWLMPADPFATSMFKRLRPVGTPGFPLGTDELGRDMLSRLMLGGRLSLFMGIAPVLMAFVIGGGIGILAGYAGGKVNTVVMRCIDVLYAFPSVLLAIALSGALGAGITNALISLTVVFVPQIARIAESVTTQVRRSDYVDAARASGASPFTIVRRHVLGNVVGPIFVYSTSLISVAMILASGLSFLGLGVKPPQPEWGLMLNTLRTAIYSQPLIAALPGALIFITSVSFNMLADGLRSAMEVKS encoded by the coding sequence ATGTCCGCCGTACTCAACTCCCCCATCCTGACCCAGCCCGTACAGCGCTCGCGCAGCCACGGCGCCAACGTGCTGCGCCGGCTGGTGCGCAACCCTGTTGCGATGGGCGCTGCCACCGTCATCGCACTGCTGGTGCTGGCGGCAATCCTCGCGCCCTGGCTCATGCCGGCCGACCCGTTTGCCACCTCCATGTTCAAGCGCCTGCGGCCGGTTGGCACGCCGGGCTTCCCGCTGGGCACCGACGAGCTGGGCCGCGACATGCTGTCGCGCCTGATGCTGGGCGGGCGGCTGTCGCTGTTCATGGGCATTGCGCCGGTGCTGATGGCCTTTGTGATCGGCGGCGGCATCGGCATCCTGGCCGGCTACGCGGGCGGCAAGGTCAACACGGTGGTGATGCGCTGCATCGACGTGCTCTATGCCTTCCCCTCCGTGCTGCTGGCGATTGCGCTGTCGGGCGCGCTGGGCGCGGGCATCACCAATGCGCTGATATCGCTCACCGTGGTGTTTGTGCCGCAGATCGCGCGCATTGCCGAAAGCGTCACCACCCAGGTGCGCCGCAGCGACTATGTGGACGCAGCCCGCGCATCGGGCGCATCGCCCTTCACCATCGTGCGCCGGCATGTGCTGGGCAATGTGGTCGGGCCGATCTTTGTCTACTCCACCAGCCTGATCTCGGTCGCCATGATCCTGGCCTCGGGCCTGTCCTTTCTGGGCCTGGGCGTGAAGCCGCCGCAGCCGGAATGGGGGCTGATGCTCAACACCCTGCGCACGGCCATCTACAGCCAGCCCTTGATCGCCGCGCTGCCGGGCGCGCTGATCTTCATCACATCCGTGTCCTTCAACATGCTGGCCGACGGCCTGCGCTCTGCCATGGAGGTCAAGTCGTGA
- a CDS encoding oligopeptide/dipeptide ABC transporter ATP-binding protein produces the protein MADPRDLGGPRQPLLRVQHLQKHFPLKRKGLGLRGPRPAVRAVDDVSFDIKKGETLGVVGESGCGKSTTARLLMQLTRQDKGELIFDGQTVGSRGLPLREFRRQTQMVFQDSYSSLNPRMTIEDSVAFGPTVHGVSARVALNRAHDLLARVGLDPARFAGRYPHELSGGQRQRVNIARALALEPRLVILDEAVSALDKSVEAQVLNLLEDLKRDFGLTYLFISHDLHVVRYVSDRVLVMYLGQVVEVGPAEQVFDAPRHPYTRALLQSMPSTDPLQRTTEAPLSGDPPNPIDPPPGCRFHTRCAFAQPVCGQQMPAFVEPAPGHGVACLRWQPESDYDPTPDFPTTAAPASAVPFALSTLPDIFPEARHG, from the coding sequence CTGGCCGACCCGCGCGACCTGGGCGGCCCGCGCCAGCCGCTGCTGCGCGTGCAGCACCTGCAAAAGCATTTCCCGCTCAAGCGCAAGGGCCTGGGCCTGCGCGGCCCGCGCCCGGCCGTGCGCGCCGTGGACGACGTGAGCTTTGACATCAAAAAGGGCGAGACGCTGGGCGTGGTCGGTGAATCCGGCTGCGGCAAGTCAACCACCGCGCGCCTCTTGATGCAGCTGACCCGCCAGGACAAGGGCGAGCTGATATTCGACGGCCAGACGGTGGGCTCGCGCGGGCTGCCTTTGCGTGAATTTCGCCGGCAGACGCAGATGGTGTTCCAGGACAGCTACTCGTCGCTCAACCCGCGCATGACCATCGAGGACTCGGTGGCCTTCGGCCCCACGGTGCACGGCGTGTCGGCGCGCGTGGCCCTGAACCGTGCGCATGACCTGCTGGCGCGCGTGGGCCTGGACCCGGCGCGCTTTGCCGGCCGCTACCCGCATGAGCTGTCGGGCGGCCAGCGCCAGCGCGTGAACATCGCACGCGCCTTGGCGCTGGAGCCACGCCTGGTGATCCTGGACGAGGCCGTGTCCGCGCTCGACAAGTCGGTAGAGGCCCAGGTGCTGAACCTGCTGGAAGACCTGAAGCGCGACTTCGGCCTGACCTACCTCTTCATCAGCCACGACCTGCACGTGGTGCGCTACGTGAGCGACCGCGTGCTGGTGATGTACCTGGGCCAGGTAGTGGAAGTTGGCCCGGCCGAGCAGGTGTTCGATGCGCCACGCCACCCCTACACCCGCGCCCTGCTGCAGTCCATGCCCAGCACCGACCCGCTGCAGCGCACCACCGAGGCACCGCTGTCGGGCGACCCACCGAACCCGATCGATCCGCCGCCGGGCTGCCGCTTCCACACCCGCTGTGCCTTTGCCCAGCCGGTGTGCGGCCAGCAGATGCCCGCGTTTGTCGAGCCAGCACCGGGCCACGGCGTGGCCTGCCTGCGCTGGCAGCCCGAATCAGACTACGACCCGACGCCAGACTTCCCCACCACCGCCGCGCCCGCGTCGGCCGTGCCCTTTGCGCTGAGCACCTTGCCCGACATCTTCCCGGAGGCCCGCCATGGCTGA
- a CDS encoding ABC transporter ATP-binding protein: MADSAQHKAALAVRMQNLKVEFHAPGKRIEAVNGVDLELRQGEVVALIGESGSGKSVTLRAIMRLHAERSTRITGQLEVAGEDVLAMSSTALAALRGKRVAMIFQEPLLALDPVYPVGAQIIETIRRHENVSKAEAHARALALFEKVRIPSPERRLAAYAHEMSGGMRQRAMIALALACRPQVLLADEPTTALDATVQIQILLLLRELQQEMGLAIVFVTHDIGAAAEVADRMAVMYAGRIVEQGPAATLLTKPRHPYTQSLLRSRSHGAMQKGKRLQTIPGSPPDLSKLPAGCAFAERCAWADEACRSTQPPEEVLGTGHSARCLRLEEIQAGVVPVHALPA, from the coding sequence ATGGCTGATTCCGCACAACACAAGGCCGCGCTGGCCGTGCGCATGCAGAACCTGAAGGTCGAGTTCCACGCGCCGGGCAAGCGCATCGAGGCCGTCAACGGCGTGGACCTGGAGCTGCGCCAGGGCGAGGTCGTGGCGCTGATCGGTGAATCGGGCTCGGGCAAGAGCGTGACGCTGCGCGCCATCATGCGGCTGCATGCCGAGCGCAGCACGCGCATCACCGGCCAGCTCGAAGTCGCCGGCGAAGACGTGCTGGCCATGTCCTCCACCGCCCTGGCCGCGCTGCGCGGCAAGCGGGTGGCCATGATCTTCCAGGAGCCGCTGCTGGCGCTGGACCCGGTCTACCCGGTGGGCGCGCAAATCATCGAGACCATCCGCCGCCACGAGAACGTCTCCAAGGCCGAGGCCCATGCGCGCGCGCTGGCGCTGTTTGAGAAAGTGCGCATCCCCAGCCCCGAGCGGCGGCTGGCCGCCTATGCGCACGAGATGTCGGGCGGCATGCGCCAGCGCGCCATGATCGCGCTGGCCCTGGCCTGCCGGCCGCAGGTGCTGCTGGCCGACGAGCCCACCACCGCCCTTGACGCCACGGTGCAGATCCAGATCCTGCTGCTGCTGCGCGAGCTGCAGCAAGAAATGGGGCTGGCGATTGTCTTTGTCACCCACGACATCGGCGCCGCCGCCGAGGTGGCCGACCGCATGGCCGTGATGTATGCCGGGCGCATCGTCGAGCAAGGCCCGGCCGCCACGCTGCTGACCAAGCCGCGCCACCCCTACACCCAGTCGCTGCTGCGCAGCCGCAGCCACGGTGCCATGCAAAAGGGCAAGCGCCTGCAGACCATTCCGGGCTCGCCGCCTGATCTGTCCAAGCTGCCCGCGGGCTGCGCCTTTGCCGAGCGCTGCGCCTGGGCCGACGAGGCCTGCCGCAGCACGCAGCCGCCGGAAGAAGTGCTGGGCACCGGCCACAGCGCGCGCTGCCTGCGGCTGGAAGAGATCCAGGCCGGCGTGGTGCCCGTGCATGCCCTGCCGGCATGA
- a CDS encoding amidase, producing MTDTSAAPAHCFVPYPAPPGGTPHAAAGPLSGLCFAIKDIYDVAGYPTGCGNPHVLALSGIKPASAPVVDSLLAAGAAFVGKVVTDELAFSMNGKNAHFGAPRNGAAPDRITGGSSSGSASAVSNGLADFAIGSDTGGSVRAPASHCGLIGLRPTHERISLAGCMPLSPGFDTCGWFARDIATFARVGQVLLGEDSAPLPLRPRWLVAADVLGLLDPAVQALFSATLDRLALVLGTPTPVQATGGIAFDTLYWAFRHLQGVQAWQSQGATIERYGLQLGPGVADRFAWARDVAPTNIATHSAVQRDLRQRLHTLLGEDGVLLLPSMPQVAPLLAESEASLDDYRNRAIRMLCLAGLSGCPQLSLPLMSIDGVPLGFSLIGPPGSDQSLIALAAQLLES from the coding sequence ATGACCGACACCAGCGCCGCCCCCGCCCACTGCTTTGTCCCCTACCCCGCGCCGCCCGGCGGCACGCCGCATGCTGCGGCCGGCCCGCTGTCGGGTCTCTGCTTTGCCATTAAGGACATCTACGACGTGGCCGGCTACCCCACCGGTTGCGGCAACCCGCATGTGCTGGCGCTGTCGGGCATCAAGCCCGCATCGGCGCCGGTGGTGGACAGCTTGCTGGCAGCAGGCGCGGCCTTTGTCGGCAAGGTGGTGACCGACGAGCTGGCCTTCTCCATGAACGGCAAGAACGCGCATTTTGGTGCGCCGCGCAACGGCGCCGCGCCAGACCGCATCACCGGCGGCTCCAGCTCGGGCTCGGCCTCCGCCGTATCCAACGGGCTGGCGGACTTTGCCATTGGCTCTGACACCGGCGGCTCGGTGCGCGCGCCGGCCAGCCACTGCGGGCTGATCGGCCTGCGGCCCACGCATGAGCGCATCTCGCTGGCGGGCTGCATGCCGCTGTCGCCGGGCTTTGATACCTGCGGCTGGTTTGCGCGCGACATTGCCACCTTTGCCCGCGTGGGCCAGGTGCTGCTGGGCGAAGACAGCGCGCCGCTGCCGCTGCGGCCACGCTGGCTGGTAGCCGCCGACGTGCTGGGCCTGCTCGACCCTGCGGTGCAGGCGCTGTTCTCTGCCACGCTCGACCGACTGGCGCTGGTGCTGGGCACGCCCACTCCCGTGCAGGCCACCGGCGGCATCGCCTTCGACACGCTGTACTGGGCTTTTCGCCACCTGCAAGGCGTGCAGGCCTGGCAAAGCCAGGGCGCCACCATAGAGCGCTACGGCCTGCAGCTGGGCCCGGGCGTGGCCGATCGCTTTGCCTGGGCGCGCGACGTGGCGCCCACCAACATCGCCACGCATAGCGCCGTGCAGCGCGATTTGCGCCAGCGCCTGCACACGCTGCTGGGCGAAGACGGCGTGCTGCTGCTGCCCAGCATGCCGCAGGTGGCGCCGCTGCTGGCCGAGTCCGAAGCCTCGCTCGACGACTACCGCAACCGCGCCATCCGCATGCTGTGCCTGGCCGGGCTCTCGGGCTGCCCGCAGCTCTCTTTGCCGCTCATGTCCATCGATGGCGTGCCGCTGGGCTTCTCGCTGATCGGCCCGCCGGGCAGCGACCAATCGCTGATCGCCCTGGCCGCCCAACTTCTTGAAAGCTGA
- a CDS encoding Zn-dependent hydrolase yields MSLLAPTRPAPTTAATLRTDGDRLWQSLMDLAEIGATDKGGVCRLALTDLDGQGRDLFVSWCKAEGMTVRVDQIGNIFARRAGTDPTRAAVATGSHIDTQPTGGKFDGNYGVLAGLEVVRTLNANGIETAAPIEVIAWTNEEGSRFVPVMMGSGVFAGAFTLEHAHRATDIDGKTVADELQRIGYAGTQPAGEVPGGMFGAYFEAHIEQGPVLEAHELTIGVVPGALGQRWYDVVVTGMEAHAGPTPMPLRHDALLVAARIVEQVNRIALDQAPHGRGTVGFMQVLPNSRNTIPGTVKFSVDLRNLTDEGLLAMDAALKAACTSIASAAGAQVSIEQVVYFPPCHFAPACVASVRDAADTLGLAHMEVVSGAGHDAVYVANKAPTAMIFVPCKDGISHNEIESAEPAHLTAGANVLLHAMLAHAR; encoded by the coding sequence ATGTCCCTGCTTGCCCCCACCCGCCCCGCTCCCACTACCGCCGCCACGCTGCGCACCGATGGCGACCGCCTCTGGCAGTCGCTGATGGATCTGGCCGAGATCGGCGCCACCGACAAGGGCGGCGTCTGCCGCCTGGCCCTGACCGACCTCGACGGCCAGGGCCGCGACCTGTTCGTGTCCTGGTGCAAGGCCGAGGGCATGACGGTGCGCGTGGACCAGATCGGCAACATCTTTGCCCGCCGCGCCGGCACCGACCCCACGCGCGCGGCAGTCGCCACCGGCAGCCACATCGACACGCAGCCCACCGGCGGCAAGTTCGACGGCAACTACGGCGTGCTGGCCGGGCTGGAGGTGGTGCGCACGCTCAATGCCAATGGCATCGAGACCGCCGCGCCGATCGAGGTGATCGCCTGGACCAATGAAGAGGGCTCGCGCTTCGTGCCGGTGATGATGGGCTCGGGCGTTTTTGCCGGCGCCTTCACGCTGGAGCATGCGCACCGCGCCACCGACATCGACGGCAAGACCGTGGCCGACGAGTTGCAGCGCATCGGCTACGCCGGCACCCAGCCCGCGGGCGAGGTGCCGGGCGGCATGTTCGGCGCCTACTTCGAGGCGCATATCGAGCAGGGCCCGGTGCTGGAGGCGCACGAGCTCACCATCGGCGTGGTGCCCGGCGCGCTCGGCCAGCGCTGGTACGACGTGGTCGTCACCGGCATGGAAGCACACGCCGGCCCCACGCCCATGCCGCTGCGCCACGACGCGCTGCTGGTGGCTGCACGCATCGTCGAGCAGGTCAACCGCATCGCGCTTGACCAGGCGCCGCACGGGCGCGGCACGGTCGGCTTCATGCAGGTGCTGCCCAACTCGCGCAACACCATTCCCGGCACGGTCAAGTTCAGCGTAGACCTGCGCAACCTCACCGACGAAGGCCTGCTGGCCATGGACGCGGCACTGAAGGCCGCCTGCACCAGCATCGCCAGCGCGGCCGGCGCGCAGGTGTCGATAGAGCAGGTGGTGTACTTCCCGCCCTGCCACTTCGCGCCGGCCTGCGTCGCCAGCGTGCGCGACGCCGCCGACACGCTGGGCCTGGCCCACATGGAAGTGGTGAGCGGCGCCGGCCACGACGCCGTCTATGTCGCCAACAAGGCGCCCACGGCCATGATCTTCGTGCCCTGCAAGGACGGCATCAGCCACAACGAGATCGAATCGGCCGAGCCCGCCCACCTCACCGCCGGCGCCAACGTGCTGCTGCACGCCATGCTGGCCCACGCGCGGTGA